From Chaetodon trifascialis isolate fChaTrf1 chromosome 1, fChaTrf1.hap1, whole genome shotgun sequence, one genomic window encodes:
- the gse1b gene encoding genetic suppressor element 1 isoform X6 — translation MSHEPKSPSLGMISTATRTTATVSPLTPSPLNGSIVANGSPATQSAHSGFAAALRKLAKQAEEPRAASSISSESSPVSSPATNHSSPVSTPKRGPLGPGPVLVPPAGHSVPNTPPVVTIAPTKTSNGLWRNEGRQADSGPRGASRERLGAEGTLPQEKGGPSVPAHLLGNPYAFGLTPGAVMQDSRFQPLNLPRQLPNAVPPGPVPEEYLRGFRPYATTEDALRMPSLPLGLDPATAAAAAAYYHPSYLPHPSFTPYRMDDPFCLSALRSPFYSLPAGGALPPIHPSAVHMHLPGVRYPGDFTHPSLSALQSERLQLEDELRQREREREREREREKEREREVEREKEREREREREREREKELEREREREREREREREREREKEREREKELERQKERALREKELQASKAMESHYLAELHAMRGQEDRNKHERLTPNRAADKTKEPVPPAPKPVPPGLHSSMVQSHHPVPGLISGHGLYMGPSAVGPGLSASMMAQRTNEEERWLARQRKLRQEKEDRQYQVSEFRQQVLEQHLDMGRPGDAPDHRTDSHRSIPNHHEPGSRDLHPHLGAPPPLISPKPPQPPREHHPPPPTTLWNPASLIETTSESRRNHEPSGMGHYELSRLPPGPSKYEDGARRREGGAMEKYPQLRGPPGLPEPSTFLADLEKSTQSFFSQQRASLSLSSQYELEGAMKSNAGLKSLQGHQGYSRHGQGLGMVTGPGMGQVATLGMGPDTTLIYDEFLQQHRRPVSKLDLEEKRRREAREKGYYYELDDSYDESDEEEVRAHLRRVAEQPPLKLDDSTEKLDFLGVFGLTTVGRRDELVQQKRRKRRRMLRERSPSPPVSQSKRTPPPPPQLSTRFTPEEMDRAPELEDKKRFLTMFRLSHVTLQQRRDNERVVELLQAIKEKSVTLDTIRHAPHPLCKSPPAQISDSAFAQPPSESEDHDSVRPHSPPSHRPASPSGNPKPLGDTLRPKEPPSPAVFPDKARGPSEGPIPKRSSSLLNSLRPPLPLQAKEGLHSVNGRTKPWDSFTPEEFAQQFHESVLQSTQKALQKHKGGATGMSESSHLQESSVHYNIPELQSTPGRPPQPHSQSHSNAHSFPHPPSHPHPQPNGQHSVPLHREASGTREDLSGPDDSEEEEDEEEEEAPVSRWQGIESIFEAYQEYVEEQSLERQVLQSQCRRLEAQNYNLSLTAEQLSHSMGELMSQRQKLAVEREKLQAELEHFRKCLTLPQTHWPRGSHYKGYPPR, via the exons CTGCATCTTCCATCAGCAGTGAGTCCTCTCCAGTGTCCTCCCCGGCCACTAACCACAGCTCTCCAGTCAGCACACCCAAGAGGGGTCCACTCGGTCCAGGGCCCGTCCTGGTTCCCCCAGCAGGCCACAGCGTGCCAAACACTCCACCTGTAGTCACCATTGCTCCAACAAAGACGAGCAACGGCCTGTGGAGGAACGAGGGACGTCAG GCTGACTCGGGGCCTCGTGGGGCCAGCAGGGAACGTCTGGGTGCAGAGGGGACCCTCCCCCAGGAAAAGGGTGGCCCCTCAGTCCCTGCCCACCTCCTGGGAAACCCCTATGCCTTTGGTCTCACCCCTGGTGCTGTCATGCAGGATTCACGTTTCCAGCCGCTCAA TCTGCCCAGACAGTTGCCTAACGCAGTGCCCCCTGGTCCTGTACCAGAAGAGTACCTCCGTGGTTTCCGGCCCTATGCCACGACTGAGGATGCTCTCCGCATGCCCTCTTTGCCCTTGGGCCTGGACCCGGCCACTGCAGCTGCCGCAGCTGCCTACTACCACCCCAGCTACCTGCCCCACCCTTCCTTCACGCCATACAG GATGGATGACCCGTTCTGCCTTTCTGCTTTGAGGTCACCTTTCTATTCATTGCCAGCAGGGGGAGCTTTACCCCCCATCCATCCCTCCGCTGTTCACATGCACCTACCAGGGGTCCGCTACCCTGGAGATTTCACACACCCTTCACTGTCAGCACTGCAGTCTGAGAG GCTTCAGCTGGAGGATGAGCTGcggcagagagaaagggagcgcGAACGAGAACGCGAGCgcgaaaaagagagagagcgggaggtggagagagagaaagagcgggAGAGGGAAcgagagcgggagagagaacGGGAGAAGGAgttggagagggagagagagagggagcgtgaGCGCGAGAGAGAGCGCGAGAGAGAACGGGAGAaggagcgagaaagagagaaggaactggagaggcagaaggagagagcactgagggagaaggagctgcaggcGTCCAAGGCCATGGAGAGCCACTATCTGGCTGAGCTCCATGCCATGAGGGGACAGGAGGACCGAAACAAGCATGAGAGGCTCACCCCTAATCGGGCTG CAGATAAAACCAAAGAGCCCGTCCCTCCAGCTCCCAAACCAGTCCCGCCAGGACTCCACTCTTCAATGGTCCAATCACATCATCCTGTCCCTGGTCTAATCTCTGGCCACGGCCTCTACATGGGGCCCAGCGCTGTAGGGCCGGGGCTCTCAGCCTCAATGATGGCTCAGAGGACcaatgaggaggagaggtggttGGCGCGGCAGCGCAAGCTGCGGCAGGAAAAAGAGGATCGTCAGTACCAGGTGTCTGAATTCCGCCAGCAGGTTCTGGAGCAGCACCTGGACATGGGCCGGCCAGGTGACGCGCCAGATCACAGGACTGACTCACACAG ATCTATACCAAATCACCATGAACCAGGAAGCCGGGACCTCCACCCTCACTTAGGGGCCCCTCCACCACTCATCTCCCCCAAACCTCCTCAGCCACCACGTGAACACCATCCTCCGCCTCCCACCACCCTGTGGAACCCTGCATCTCTCATAGAAACAACATCAGAGTCCAGGCGTAACCATGAGCCCTCAGGGATGGGACACTATGAGCTCAGTCGGCTGCCGCCAGGGCCCTCGAAGTACGAGGACGGAGCAAgaaggagagaagggggagCGATGGAGAAGTATCCCCAGCTGAGAGGTCCTCCGGGTCTGCCGGAGCCCAGCACATTCCTTGCTGATCTGGAGAAATCCACCCAGTCCTTCttcagccagcagagggcatCGCTGTCTCTGTCCAGCCAGTATGAATTGGAGGGAGCCATGAAAAGCAATGCAGGACTAAAGAGCCTCCAGGGACACCAAGGGTACAGTAGACATGGACAAGGGCTAGGAATGGTCACCGGGCCAGGGATGGGACAGGTGGCCACACTGGGGATGGGTCCAGACACAACACTGATCTATGACGAGTTTCTTCAGCAGCACCGAAGGCCTGTCAGCAAGCTggacctggaggagaagaggagaagggaggccAGGGAGAAAG GTTACTACTATGAGCTGGATGACTCATACGATGagagtgatgaggaggaggtgagagccCATCTCAGGAGAGTAGCAGAGCAGCCCCCACTCAAATTGGATGACTCCACAGAG AAATTGGACTTTCTGGGAGTGTTTGGCCTGACCACGGTCGGTCGGCGAGATGAGCTGGTGCAgcagaagagaaggaagaggaggaggatgctcaGGGAGCGCAGCCCCTCACCACCTGTCTCGCAGTCGAAAcgcactcctcctcctcctccccaacTCAGCACACGCTTCACCCCTGAAGAGATGGACCGAGCACCAGAGCTGGAGGATAAGAAGCGTTTCCTTACCATGTTCAGGCTGTCCCATGTCACtttacagcagaggagag ATAATGAAAGGGTGGTGGAGCTGCTTCAGGCCATTAAAGAAAAGAGCGTGACCTTGGATACCATCAGACATGCCCCTCATCCGCTGTGTAAAAGCCCCCCAGCGCAGATCTCTG ATTCTGCATTTGCCCAGCCTCCATCTGAATCAGAGGACCATGACAGTGTCAGACCACATAGCCCCCCCTCACATCGCCCAGCGTCTCCCAGTGGCAATCCAAAACCCCTTGGGGACACATTAAGACCAAAGGAACCCCCTTCTCCAGCTGTCTTCCCAGACAAGGCCCGGGGGCCCAGTGAGGGACCGATCCCTAAGAGGAGCTCCAGCCTGCTGAACAGTTTACGGCCCCCACTACCCCTGCAGGCCAAAGAGGGCCTTCACAGTGTCAATGGACGCACCAAACCCTGGGACAGTTTCACACCAGAGGAATTTGCCCAGCAGTTCCATGAATCTGTGCTTCAGTCCACTCAGAAggctctgcagaaacacaaag GTGGAGCCACAGGGATGTCGGAGTCATCCCACCTCCAGGAGTCGTCTGTTCACTACAACATTCCAGAGCTTCAGAGCACCCCTGGCCGGCCGCCGCAGCCACATTCACAGTCTCACTCAAATGCACATTCATTTCCACATCCGCCCTCACACCCTCACCCTCAGCCCAACGGGCAGCACTCTGTACCCCTACACCGGGAGGCCTCAGGGACGAGGGAGGACCTGTCTGGTCCAGATGactctgaagaggaagaggatgaggaggaagaagaggctcCTGTGTCCAGGTGGCAGGGGATTGAATCTATATTTGAAGCTTATCAGGAATATGTTGAAG AGCAAAGCTTGGAGCGACAAGTGTTGCAGAGCCAGTGTCGAAGACTCGAAGCTCAGAACTACAACCTCAGTCTGACCGCTGAGCAGCTGTCTCATAGCATGGGG GAGCTGATGTCCCAGAGACAGAAGCTGGCAGTAGAAAGGGAGAAGCTTCAAGCAGAGCTGGAGCACTTCAGGAAGTGTTTGACGCTGCCACAGACACACTGGCCGAGAGGCAGCCATTACAAAGGCTACCCTCCCAGGTGA
- the gse1b gene encoding genetic suppressor element 1 isoform X5 — MGDPGGSTPLCSMSHEPKSPSLGMISTATRTTATVSPLTPSPLNGSIVANGSPATQSAHSGFAAALRKLAKQAEEPRAASSISSESSPVSSPATNHSSPVSTPKRGPLGPGPVLVPPAGHSVPNTPPVVTIAPTKTSNGLWRNEGRQADSGPRGASRERLGAEGTLPQEKGGPSVPAHLLGNPYAFGLTPGAVMQDSRFQPLNLPRQLPNAVPPGPVPEEYLRGFRPYATTEDALRMPSLPLGLDPATAAAAAAYYHPSYLPHPSFTPYRMDDPFCLSALRSPFYSLPAGGALPPIHPSAVHMHLPGVRYPGDFTHPSLSALQSERLQLEDELRQREREREREREREKEREREVEREKEREREREREREREKELEREREREREREREREREREKEREREKELERQKERALREKELQASKAMESHYLAELHAMRGQEDRNKHERLTPNRAADKTKEPVPPAPKPVPPGLHSSMVQSHHPVPGLISGHGLYMGPSAVGPGLSASMMAQRTNEEERWLARQRKLRQEKEDRQYQVSEFRQQVLEQHLDMGRPGDAPDHRTDSHRSIPNHHEPGSRDLHPHLGAPPPLISPKPPQPPREHHPPPPTTLWNPASLIETTSESRRNHEPSGMGHYELSRLPPGPSKYEDGARRREGGAMEKYPQLRGPPGLPEPSTFLADLEKSTQSFFSQQRASLSLSSQYELEGAMKSNAGLKSLQGHQGYSRHGQGLGMVTGPGMGQVATLGMGPDTTLIYDEFLQQHRRPVSKLDLEEKRRREAREKGYYYELDDSYDESDEEEVRAHLRRVAEQPPLKLDDSTEKLDFLGVFGLTTVGRRDELVQQKRRKRRRMLRERSPSPPVSQSKRTPPPPPQLSTRFTPEEMDRAPELEDKKRFLTMFRLSHVTLQQRRDNERVVELLQAIKEKSVTLDTIRHAPHPLCKSPPAQISDSAFAQPPSESEDHDSVRPHSPPSHRPASPSGNPKPLGDTLRPKEPPSPAVFPDKARGPSEGPIPKRSSSLLNSLRPPLPLQAKEGLHSVNGRTKPWDSFTPEEFAQQFHESVLQSTQKALQKHKGGATGMSESSHLQESSVHYNIPELQSTPGRPPQPHSQSHSNAHSFPHPPSHPHPQPNGQHSVPLHREASGTREDLSGPDDSEEEEDEEEEEAPVSRWQGIESIFEAYQEYVEEQSLERQVLQSQCRRLEAQNYNLSLTAEQLSHSMGELMSQRQKLAVEREKLQAELEHFRKCLTLPQTHWPRGSHYKGYPPR; from the exons CTGCATCTTCCATCAGCAGTGAGTCCTCTCCAGTGTCCTCCCCGGCCACTAACCACAGCTCTCCAGTCAGCACACCCAAGAGGGGTCCACTCGGTCCAGGGCCCGTCCTGGTTCCCCCAGCAGGCCACAGCGTGCCAAACACTCCACCTGTAGTCACCATTGCTCCAACAAAGACGAGCAACGGCCTGTGGAGGAACGAGGGACGTCAG GCTGACTCGGGGCCTCGTGGGGCCAGCAGGGAACGTCTGGGTGCAGAGGGGACCCTCCCCCAGGAAAAGGGTGGCCCCTCAGTCCCTGCCCACCTCCTGGGAAACCCCTATGCCTTTGGTCTCACCCCTGGTGCTGTCATGCAGGATTCACGTTTCCAGCCGCTCAA TCTGCCCAGACAGTTGCCTAACGCAGTGCCCCCTGGTCCTGTACCAGAAGAGTACCTCCGTGGTTTCCGGCCCTATGCCACGACTGAGGATGCTCTCCGCATGCCCTCTTTGCCCTTGGGCCTGGACCCGGCCACTGCAGCTGCCGCAGCTGCCTACTACCACCCCAGCTACCTGCCCCACCCTTCCTTCACGCCATACAG GATGGATGACCCGTTCTGCCTTTCTGCTTTGAGGTCACCTTTCTATTCATTGCCAGCAGGGGGAGCTTTACCCCCCATCCATCCCTCCGCTGTTCACATGCACCTACCAGGGGTCCGCTACCCTGGAGATTTCACACACCCTTCACTGTCAGCACTGCAGTCTGAGAG GCTTCAGCTGGAGGATGAGCTGcggcagagagaaagggagcgcGAACGAGAACGCGAGCgcgaaaaagagagagagcgggaggtggagagagagaaagagcgggAGAGGGAAcgagagcgggagagagaacGGGAGAAGGAgttggagagggagagagagagggagcgtgaGCGCGAGAGAGAGCGCGAGAGAGAACGGGAGAaggagcgagaaagagagaaggaactggagaggcagaaggagagagcactgagggagaaggagctgcaggcGTCCAAGGCCATGGAGAGCCACTATCTGGCTGAGCTCCATGCCATGAGGGGACAGGAGGACCGAAACAAGCATGAGAGGCTCACCCCTAATCGGGCTG CAGATAAAACCAAAGAGCCCGTCCCTCCAGCTCCCAAACCAGTCCCGCCAGGACTCCACTCTTCAATGGTCCAATCACATCATCCTGTCCCTGGTCTAATCTCTGGCCACGGCCTCTACATGGGGCCCAGCGCTGTAGGGCCGGGGCTCTCAGCCTCAATGATGGCTCAGAGGACcaatgaggaggagaggtggttGGCGCGGCAGCGCAAGCTGCGGCAGGAAAAAGAGGATCGTCAGTACCAGGTGTCTGAATTCCGCCAGCAGGTTCTGGAGCAGCACCTGGACATGGGCCGGCCAGGTGACGCGCCAGATCACAGGACTGACTCACACAG ATCTATACCAAATCACCATGAACCAGGAAGCCGGGACCTCCACCCTCACTTAGGGGCCCCTCCACCACTCATCTCCCCCAAACCTCCTCAGCCACCACGTGAACACCATCCTCCGCCTCCCACCACCCTGTGGAACCCTGCATCTCTCATAGAAACAACATCAGAGTCCAGGCGTAACCATGAGCCCTCAGGGATGGGACACTATGAGCTCAGTCGGCTGCCGCCAGGGCCCTCGAAGTACGAGGACGGAGCAAgaaggagagaagggggagCGATGGAGAAGTATCCCCAGCTGAGAGGTCCTCCGGGTCTGCCGGAGCCCAGCACATTCCTTGCTGATCTGGAGAAATCCACCCAGTCCTTCttcagccagcagagggcatCGCTGTCTCTGTCCAGCCAGTATGAATTGGAGGGAGCCATGAAAAGCAATGCAGGACTAAAGAGCCTCCAGGGACACCAAGGGTACAGTAGACATGGACAAGGGCTAGGAATGGTCACCGGGCCAGGGATGGGACAGGTGGCCACACTGGGGATGGGTCCAGACACAACACTGATCTATGACGAGTTTCTTCAGCAGCACCGAAGGCCTGTCAGCAAGCTggacctggaggagaagaggagaagggaggccAGGGAGAAAG GTTACTACTATGAGCTGGATGACTCATACGATGagagtgatgaggaggaggtgagagccCATCTCAGGAGAGTAGCAGAGCAGCCCCCACTCAAATTGGATGACTCCACAGAG AAATTGGACTTTCTGGGAGTGTTTGGCCTGACCACGGTCGGTCGGCGAGATGAGCTGGTGCAgcagaagagaaggaagaggaggaggatgctcaGGGAGCGCAGCCCCTCACCACCTGTCTCGCAGTCGAAAcgcactcctcctcctcctccccaacTCAGCACACGCTTCACCCCTGAAGAGATGGACCGAGCACCAGAGCTGGAGGATAAGAAGCGTTTCCTTACCATGTTCAGGCTGTCCCATGTCACtttacagcagaggagag ATAATGAAAGGGTGGTGGAGCTGCTTCAGGCCATTAAAGAAAAGAGCGTGACCTTGGATACCATCAGACATGCCCCTCATCCGCTGTGTAAAAGCCCCCCAGCGCAGATCTCTG ATTCTGCATTTGCCCAGCCTCCATCTGAATCAGAGGACCATGACAGTGTCAGACCACATAGCCCCCCCTCACATCGCCCAGCGTCTCCCAGTGGCAATCCAAAACCCCTTGGGGACACATTAAGACCAAAGGAACCCCCTTCTCCAGCTGTCTTCCCAGACAAGGCCCGGGGGCCCAGTGAGGGACCGATCCCTAAGAGGAGCTCCAGCCTGCTGAACAGTTTACGGCCCCCACTACCCCTGCAGGCCAAAGAGGGCCTTCACAGTGTCAATGGACGCACCAAACCCTGGGACAGTTTCACACCAGAGGAATTTGCCCAGCAGTTCCATGAATCTGTGCTTCAGTCCACTCAGAAggctctgcagaaacacaaag GTGGAGCCACAGGGATGTCGGAGTCATCCCACCTCCAGGAGTCGTCTGTTCACTACAACATTCCAGAGCTTCAGAGCACCCCTGGCCGGCCGCCGCAGCCACATTCACAGTCTCACTCAAATGCACATTCATTTCCACATCCGCCCTCACACCCTCACCCTCAGCCCAACGGGCAGCACTCTGTACCCCTACACCGGGAGGCCTCAGGGACGAGGGAGGACCTGTCTGGTCCAGATGactctgaagaggaagaggatgaggaggaagaagaggctcCTGTGTCCAGGTGGCAGGGGATTGAATCTATATTTGAAGCTTATCAGGAATATGTTGAAG AGCAAAGCTTGGAGCGACAAGTGTTGCAGAGCCAGTGTCGAAGACTCGAAGCTCAGAACTACAACCTCAGTCTGACCGCTGAGCAGCTGTCTCATAGCATGGGG GAGCTGATGTCCCAGAGACAGAAGCTGGCAGTAGAAAGGGAGAAGCTTCAAGCAGAGCTGGAGCACTTCAGGAAGTGTTTGACGCTGCCACAGACACACTGGCCGAGAGGCAGCCATTACAAAGGCTACCCTCCCAGGTGA
- the gse1b gene encoding genetic suppressor element 1 isoform X3, whose translation MFGLKAPLYYLPGMSHEPKSPSLGMISTATRTTATVSPLTPSPLNGSIVANGSPATQSAHSGFAAALRKLAKQAEEPRAASSISSESSPVSSPATNHSSPVSTPKRGPLGPGPVLVPPAGHSVPNTPPVVTIAPTKTSNGLWRNEGRQADSGPRGASRERLGAEGTLPQEKGGPSVPAHLLGNPYAFGLTPGAVMQDSRFQPLNLPRQLPNAVPPGPVPEEYLRGFRPYATTEDALRMPSLPLGLDPATAAAAAAYYHPSYLPHPSFTPYRMDDPFCLSALRSPFYSLPAGGALPPIHPSAVHMHLPGVRYPGDFTHPSLSALQSERLQLEDELRQREREREREREREKEREREVEREKEREREREREREREKELEREREREREREREREREREKEREREKELERQKERALREKELQASKAMESHYLAELHAMRGQEDRNKHERLTPNRAADKTKEPVPPAPKPVPPGLHSSMVQSHHPVPGLISGHGLYMGPSAVGPGLSASMMAQRTNEEERWLARQRKLRQEKEDRQYQVSEFRQQVLEQHLDMGRPGDAPDHRTDSHRSIPNHHEPGSRDLHPHLGAPPPLISPKPPQPPREHHPPPPTTLWNPASLIETTSESRRNHEPSGMGHYELSRLPPGPSKYEDGARRREGGAMEKYPQLRGPPGLPEPSTFLADLEKSTQSFFSQQRASLSLSSQYELEGAMKSNAGLKSLQGHQGYSRHGQGLGMVTGPGMGQVATLGMGPDTTLIYDEFLQQHRRPVSKLDLEEKRRREAREKGYYYELDDSYDESDEEEVRAHLRRVAEQPPLKLDDSTEKLDFLGVFGLTTVGRRDELVQQKRRKRRRMLRERSPSPPVSQSKRTPPPPPQLSTRFTPEEMDRAPELEDKKRFLTMFRLSHVTLQQRRDNERVVELLQAIKEKSVTLDTIRHAPHPLCKSPPAQISDSAFAQPPSESEDHDSVRPHSPPSHRPASPSGNPKPLGDTLRPKEPPSPAVFPDKARGPSEGPIPKRSSSLLNSLRPPLPLQAKEGLHSVNGRTKPWDSFTPEEFAQQFHESVLQSTQKALQKHKGGATGMSESSHLQESSVHYNIPELQSTPGRPPQPHSQSHSNAHSFPHPPSHPHPQPNGQHSVPLHREASGTREDLSGPDDSEEEEDEEEEEAPVSRWQGIESIFEAYQEYVEEQSLERQVLQSQCRRLEAQNYNLSLTAEQLSHSMGELMSQRQKLAVEREKLQAELEHFRKCLTLPQTHWPRGSHYKGYPPR comes from the exons CTGCATCTTCCATCAGCAGTGAGTCCTCTCCAGTGTCCTCCCCGGCCACTAACCACAGCTCTCCAGTCAGCACACCCAAGAGGGGTCCACTCGGTCCAGGGCCCGTCCTGGTTCCCCCAGCAGGCCACAGCGTGCCAAACACTCCACCTGTAGTCACCATTGCTCCAACAAAGACGAGCAACGGCCTGTGGAGGAACGAGGGACGTCAG GCTGACTCGGGGCCTCGTGGGGCCAGCAGGGAACGTCTGGGTGCAGAGGGGACCCTCCCCCAGGAAAAGGGTGGCCCCTCAGTCCCTGCCCACCTCCTGGGAAACCCCTATGCCTTTGGTCTCACCCCTGGTGCTGTCATGCAGGATTCACGTTTCCAGCCGCTCAA TCTGCCCAGACAGTTGCCTAACGCAGTGCCCCCTGGTCCTGTACCAGAAGAGTACCTCCGTGGTTTCCGGCCCTATGCCACGACTGAGGATGCTCTCCGCATGCCCTCTTTGCCCTTGGGCCTGGACCCGGCCACTGCAGCTGCCGCAGCTGCCTACTACCACCCCAGCTACCTGCCCCACCCTTCCTTCACGCCATACAG GATGGATGACCCGTTCTGCCTTTCTGCTTTGAGGTCACCTTTCTATTCATTGCCAGCAGGGGGAGCTTTACCCCCCATCCATCCCTCCGCTGTTCACATGCACCTACCAGGGGTCCGCTACCCTGGAGATTTCACACACCCTTCACTGTCAGCACTGCAGTCTGAGAG GCTTCAGCTGGAGGATGAGCTGcggcagagagaaagggagcgcGAACGAGAACGCGAGCgcgaaaaagagagagagcgggaggtggagagagagaaagagcgggAGAGGGAAcgagagcgggagagagaacGGGAGAAGGAgttggagagggagagagagagggagcgtgaGCGCGAGAGAGAGCGCGAGAGAGAACGGGAGAaggagcgagaaagagagaaggaactggagaggcagaaggagagagcactgagggagaaggagctgcaggcGTCCAAGGCCATGGAGAGCCACTATCTGGCTGAGCTCCATGCCATGAGGGGACAGGAGGACCGAAACAAGCATGAGAGGCTCACCCCTAATCGGGCTG CAGATAAAACCAAAGAGCCCGTCCCTCCAGCTCCCAAACCAGTCCCGCCAGGACTCCACTCTTCAATGGTCCAATCACATCATCCTGTCCCTGGTCTAATCTCTGGCCACGGCCTCTACATGGGGCCCAGCGCTGTAGGGCCGGGGCTCTCAGCCTCAATGATGGCTCAGAGGACcaatgaggaggagaggtggttGGCGCGGCAGCGCAAGCTGCGGCAGGAAAAAGAGGATCGTCAGTACCAGGTGTCTGAATTCCGCCAGCAGGTTCTGGAGCAGCACCTGGACATGGGCCGGCCAGGTGACGCGCCAGATCACAGGACTGACTCACACAG ATCTATACCAAATCACCATGAACCAGGAAGCCGGGACCTCCACCCTCACTTAGGGGCCCCTCCACCACTCATCTCCCCCAAACCTCCTCAGCCACCACGTGAACACCATCCTCCGCCTCCCACCACCCTGTGGAACCCTGCATCTCTCATAGAAACAACATCAGAGTCCAGGCGTAACCATGAGCCCTCAGGGATGGGACACTATGAGCTCAGTCGGCTGCCGCCAGGGCCCTCGAAGTACGAGGACGGAGCAAgaaggagagaagggggagCGATGGAGAAGTATCCCCAGCTGAGAGGTCCTCCGGGTCTGCCGGAGCCCAGCACATTCCTTGCTGATCTGGAGAAATCCACCCAGTCCTTCttcagccagcagagggcatCGCTGTCTCTGTCCAGCCAGTATGAATTGGAGGGAGCCATGAAAAGCAATGCAGGACTAAAGAGCCTCCAGGGACACCAAGGGTACAGTAGACATGGACAAGGGCTAGGAATGGTCACCGGGCCAGGGATGGGACAGGTGGCCACACTGGGGATGGGTCCAGACACAACACTGATCTATGACGAGTTTCTTCAGCAGCACCGAAGGCCTGTCAGCAAGCTggacctggaggagaagaggagaagggaggccAGGGAGAAAG GTTACTACTATGAGCTGGATGACTCATACGATGagagtgatgaggaggaggtgagagccCATCTCAGGAGAGTAGCAGAGCAGCCCCCACTCAAATTGGATGACTCCACAGAG AAATTGGACTTTCTGGGAGTGTTTGGCCTGACCACGGTCGGTCGGCGAGATGAGCTGGTGCAgcagaagagaaggaagaggaggaggatgctcaGGGAGCGCAGCCCCTCACCACCTGTCTCGCAGTCGAAAcgcactcctcctcctcctccccaacTCAGCACACGCTTCACCCCTGAAGAGATGGACCGAGCACCAGAGCTGGAGGATAAGAAGCGTTTCCTTACCATGTTCAGGCTGTCCCATGTCACtttacagcagaggagag ATAATGAAAGGGTGGTGGAGCTGCTTCAGGCCATTAAAGAAAAGAGCGTGACCTTGGATACCATCAGACATGCCCCTCATCCGCTGTGTAAAAGCCCCCCAGCGCAGATCTCTG ATTCTGCATTTGCCCAGCCTCCATCTGAATCAGAGGACCATGACAGTGTCAGACCACATAGCCCCCCCTCACATCGCCCAGCGTCTCCCAGTGGCAATCCAAAACCCCTTGGGGACACATTAAGACCAAAGGAACCCCCTTCTCCAGCTGTCTTCCCAGACAAGGCCCGGGGGCCCAGTGAGGGACCGATCCCTAAGAGGAGCTCCAGCCTGCTGAACAGTTTACGGCCCCCACTACCCCTGCAGGCCAAAGAGGGCCTTCACAGTGTCAATGGACGCACCAAACCCTGGGACAGTTTCACACCAGAGGAATTTGCCCAGCAGTTCCATGAATCTGTGCTTCAGTCCACTCAGAAggctctgcagaaacacaaag GTGGAGCCACAGGGATGTCGGAGTCATCCCACCTCCAGGAGTCGTCTGTTCACTACAACATTCCAGAGCTTCAGAGCACCCCTGGCCGGCCGCCGCAGCCACATTCACAGTCTCACTCAAATGCACATTCATTTCCACATCCGCCCTCACACCCTCACCCTCAGCCCAACGGGCAGCACTCTGTACCCCTACACCGGGAGGCCTCAGGGACGAGGGAGGACCTGTCTGGTCCAGATGactctgaagaggaagaggatgaggaggaagaagaggctcCTGTGTCCAGGTGGCAGGGGATTGAATCTATATTTGAAGCTTATCAGGAATATGTTGAAG AGCAAAGCTTGGAGCGACAAGTGTTGCAGAGCCAGTGTCGAAGACTCGAAGCTCAGAACTACAACCTCAGTCTGACCGCTGAGCAGCTGTCTCATAGCATGGGG GAGCTGATGTCCCAGAGACAGAAGCTGGCAGTAGAAAGGGAGAAGCTTCAAGCAGAGCTGGAGCACTTCAGGAAGTGTTTGACGCTGCCACAGACACACTGGCCGAGAGGCAGCCATTACAAAGGCTACCCTCCCAGGTGA